One Catharus ustulatus isolate bCatUst1 chromosome 2, bCatUst1.pri.v2, whole genome shotgun sequence genomic window carries:
- the PDHA1 gene encoding pyruvate dehydrogenase E1 component subunit alpha, somatic form, mitochondrial isoform X1: MRKMLLAALSRVLQGPAAAGRTGAVSEAARVMVASRNYGDFASEATFEIKPCDLHRLEKGPGTTAVMTREEGLQYYKTMQTIRRMELKSDQLYKQKIIRGFCHLYDGQEACCVGIEAAINPTDHVITAYRAHGFTFTRGVSVREILAELTGRKGGCAKGKGGSMHMYTKNFYGGNGIVGAQVPLGAGVALACKYFGKNEICVALYGDGAANQGQIFETYNMAALWKLPCIFVCENNRYGMGTSVERAAASTDYYKRGYFIPGLRVDGMDILCVREAVKFAADYCRAGNGPLVMELQTYRYHGHSMSDPGISYRTREEIQEVRSKSDPITLLKDRMVNNNLASVEELKEIDVAVRKEIEEAAQFATTDPEPPLEELGHHIYFNEPPFEVRGPNQWIKYKSVS; encoded by the exons ATGCGCAAGATGCTGCTGGCCGCGCTCTCCCGGGTGCTGCAGGGCCCGGCGGCCGCCGGGAGGACG GGAGCCGTTAGTGAG gctgctCGAGTAATGGTAGCATCACGTAACTATGGAGACTTTGCAAGTGAAGCTACATTTGAGATTAAG CCGTGTGACCTCCATCGGCTGGAGAAAGGGCCCGGCACCACGGCAGTGATGACTCGAGAGGAGGGGCTCCAGTACTACAAGACCATGCAGACCATCCGGCGCATGGAGCTCAAGTCTGACCAGCTCTACAAGCAGAAGATTATTCGTGGCTTCTGCCACTTATATGATGGTCAA GAGGCTTGCTGTGTGGGAATTGAGGCTGCAATAAATCCCACAGACCATGTGATAACAGCGTACAGAGCCCACGGCTTCACCTTCACCCGAGGAGTGTCTGTCCGGGAGATTCTTGCGGAGCTTACAG GTCGAAAAGGAGGATGtgcaaagggaaaaggaggatcAATGCATATGTATACCAAAAACTTTTACGGCGGCAATGGTATTGTTGGTGCTCAG GTTCCTCTTGGAGCTGGGGTTGCTCTGGCCTGTAAATACTTCGGTAAAAACGAAATCTGCGTGGCCTTGTATGGGGATGGTGCAGCCAATCAG ggCCAGATATTTGAAACATACAACATGGCTGCCTTATGGAAGTTGCCTTGTATTTTTGTCTGTGAGAACAATCGTTATGGAATGGGAACATCAGTTgaaagagctgcagccagcactgacTACTACAAAAGAGGATACTTCATTCCAGGGCTCAGA GTGGATGGCATGGATATTCTCTGTGTCCGAGAAGCAGTAAAGTTTGCAGCTGACTACTGTAGAGCTGGAAAT GGTCCTCTTGTGATGGAGTTACAGACATATCGTTACCATGGCCACAGTATGAGTGACCCTGGAATAAG CTATCGTACTAGAGAGGAAATTCAGGAAGTGAGAAGCAAAAGTGATCCCATTACTTTGCTGAAGGACAGAATGGTCAACAACAACCTTGCTAGTGTTGAAGAACTAAAG GAAATTGATGTGGCAGTAAGGAAGGAGATCGAGGAAGCTGCTCAGTTTGCTACCACTGACCCAGAGCCTCCCCTGGAAGAACTGGGTCACCACATCTACTTCAATGAGCCACCCTTTGAAGTGCGTGGCCCAAATCAGTGGATAAAGTACAAGTCTGTCAGCTAA
- the PDHA1 gene encoding pyruvate dehydrogenase E1 component subunit alpha, somatic form, mitochondrial isoform X2: MRKMLLAALSRVLQGPAAAGRTAARVMVASRNYGDFASEATFEIKPCDLHRLEKGPGTTAVMTREEGLQYYKTMQTIRRMELKSDQLYKQKIIRGFCHLYDGQEACCVGIEAAINPTDHVITAYRAHGFTFTRGVSVREILAELTGRKGGCAKGKGGSMHMYTKNFYGGNGIVGAQVPLGAGVALACKYFGKNEICVALYGDGAANQGQIFETYNMAALWKLPCIFVCENNRYGMGTSVERAAASTDYYKRGYFIPGLRVDGMDILCVREAVKFAADYCRAGNGPLVMELQTYRYHGHSMSDPGISYRTREEIQEVRSKSDPITLLKDRMVNNNLASVEELKEIDVAVRKEIEEAAQFATTDPEPPLEELGHHIYFNEPPFEVRGPNQWIKYKSVS, encoded by the exons ATGCGCAAGATGCTGCTGGCCGCGCTCTCCCGGGTGCTGCAGGGCCCGGCGGCCGCCGGGAGGACG gctgctCGAGTAATGGTAGCATCACGTAACTATGGAGACTTTGCAAGTGAAGCTACATTTGAGATTAAG CCGTGTGACCTCCATCGGCTGGAGAAAGGGCCCGGCACCACGGCAGTGATGACTCGAGAGGAGGGGCTCCAGTACTACAAGACCATGCAGACCATCCGGCGCATGGAGCTCAAGTCTGACCAGCTCTACAAGCAGAAGATTATTCGTGGCTTCTGCCACTTATATGATGGTCAA GAGGCTTGCTGTGTGGGAATTGAGGCTGCAATAAATCCCACAGACCATGTGATAACAGCGTACAGAGCCCACGGCTTCACCTTCACCCGAGGAGTGTCTGTCCGGGAGATTCTTGCGGAGCTTACAG GTCGAAAAGGAGGATGtgcaaagggaaaaggaggatcAATGCATATGTATACCAAAAACTTTTACGGCGGCAATGGTATTGTTGGTGCTCAG GTTCCTCTTGGAGCTGGGGTTGCTCTGGCCTGTAAATACTTCGGTAAAAACGAAATCTGCGTGGCCTTGTATGGGGATGGTGCAGCCAATCAG ggCCAGATATTTGAAACATACAACATGGCTGCCTTATGGAAGTTGCCTTGTATTTTTGTCTGTGAGAACAATCGTTATGGAATGGGAACATCAGTTgaaagagctgcagccagcactgacTACTACAAAAGAGGATACTTCATTCCAGGGCTCAGA GTGGATGGCATGGATATTCTCTGTGTCCGAGAAGCAGTAAAGTTTGCAGCTGACTACTGTAGAGCTGGAAAT GGTCCTCTTGTGATGGAGTTACAGACATATCGTTACCATGGCCACAGTATGAGTGACCCTGGAATAAG CTATCGTACTAGAGAGGAAATTCAGGAAGTGAGAAGCAAAAGTGATCCCATTACTTTGCTGAAGGACAGAATGGTCAACAACAACCTTGCTAGTGTTGAAGAACTAAAG GAAATTGATGTGGCAGTAAGGAAGGAGATCGAGGAAGCTGCTCAGTTTGCTACCACTGACCCAGAGCCTCCCCTGGAAGAACTGGGTCACCACATCTACTTCAATGAGCCACCCTTTGAAGTGCGTGGCCCAAATCAGTGGATAAAGTACAAGTCTGTCAGCTAA